The proteins below are encoded in one region of Helianthus annuus cultivar XRQ/B chromosome 2, HanXRQr2.0-SUNRISE, whole genome shotgun sequence:
- the LOC110925384 gene encoding protein SMAX1-LIKE 3 → MRAGGFTIQQALSADAATIIRQAVTLARRRGHAQVTPLHVANSMLSSTTGLLRAACLQSQSHSHPLQCKALELCFNVALNRLPTSSSSPMLNPNHSSQHPSLSNALIAAFKRAQAHQRRGSIENQQQPLLAVKIELEQLIISILDDPSVSRVMREAGFSSTQVKTNVEQVVSLELSSHTPPPIASKDCSKLNSTDNQHHSQVLVRNEDVMCVIENLVDKKRSQSFVVVGECVATIEGVVGKVMEKVDKGEVPEAIRDVKFIRFPLLSFGQLSRGDVEQKLAELRSLVKGYVQRGVVLYVGDLKWISEYRISSLGHGRGYYCPIEHLIIELGRLVSSINDEISSKLWVMAISSFQTYMKCRNDIPSLDIIWKLHPLTIPAGSLSLSLVPQSDNEDECGSKNGDNRDIRMMLESGDEKQLTCCFDCSMNFKIEAKSSRSSSLPSWLADEKIQVNNQDQECVSVKELCKKWNSICTSVHRTKPLFQRSLSFSSVSPPSPASCFSYNQENPNSNRPSKLLDFTALDKNFEPYNIQDEGEPRQRFPSNPNSTPNSASSSDLMEVEYVQKFREFNGENLKILCNALDEKIPWQKDIVPDIAGTILKCRSGMFRRKDQQNNDEPKEETWFFFQGIDSQLKEKIAKELAKIVFGSCSNYITIALSNFSTSPRVDSTDEPRNKRSRDEQSCSYLERFAEAVSVNPHRVFLVEDVEQADYCSRIGIKRAIERGKLTNSNGEEIGFRDAIIVLSCESFSSRSRTCSPPVKQKVQEEGSPCASLDLNISFDEYHDEEQSMCMDDIGLLESVDKCINFNTQDLSL, encoded by the exons ATGAGAGCTGGTGGTTTCACTATCCAACAAGCTTTAAGTGCAGATGCAGCAACCATCATAAGACAAGCGGTCACACTCGCACGCCGCCGTGGTCATGCTCAAGTCACCCCTCTTCATGTTGCTAACAGCATGCTTTCATCCACCACTGGCCTCCTTAGGGCTGCATGTCTTCAATCTCAATCCCACTCACACCCTCTTCAGTGTAAAGCACTTGAACTTTGTTTTAATGTTGCCCTAAATCGTCTACCAACATCCTCTTCTAGCCCTATGTTAAACCCTAATCACTCTTCACAACATCCTTCCCTCTCAAACGCCCTAATCGCGGCGTTTAAGCGTGCACAAGCTCATCAGCGGCGTGGATCGATTGAAAATCAGCAACAACCATTGCTTGCTGTGAAGATTGAGCTTGAACAGCTTATAATATCGATTCTAGATGATCCTAGTGTTAGTAGAGTGATGAGAGAAGCCGGTTTTTCAAGTACGCAAGTGAAAACTAATGTGGAACAAGTTGTTTCTTTGGAGTTATCCTCTCACACACCTCCTCCTATTGCTTCCAAAGACTGTAGTAAACTTAATAGTACCGATAACCAACATCATAGTCAGGTTTTGGTGAGGAATGAGGATGTGATGTGCGTAATCGAAAATCTTGTTGATAAGAAGCGATCACAAAGTTTTGTGGTTGTCGGTGAGTGTGTTGCTACCATTGAAGGTGTTGTAGGAAAAGTGATGGAAAAGGTTGACAAAGGTGAAGTTCCTGAAGCTATAAGAGATGTTAAGTTTATTAGATTTCCTCTACTCTCTTTTGGACAGCTCTCTAGAGGAGATGTAGAGCAAAAACTTGCAGAATTAAGGAGTCTAGTAAAAGGGTATGTGCAAAGAGGGGTTGTGCTTTATGTAGGAGATCTTAAGTGGATTTCTGAGTATAGGATTAGTTCCTTGGGTCATGGAAGGGGATACTATTGCCCGATTGAACACTTGATTATTGAGTTGGGACGATTAGTTTCGAGTATAAATGATGAGATTAGCTCAAAGCTTTGGGTAATGGCTATATCATCTTTTCAAACGTACATGAAGTGCAGAAATGATATCCCTTCACTAGACATCATTTGGAAGCTTCATCCTCTTACTATACCAGCTGGGAGCTTAAGCTTGAGTCTTGTTCCACAAAG TGATAACGAAGATGAGTGTGGAAGCAAGAATGGTGACAATAGGGATATTCGAATGATGCTCGAAAGCGGAGACGAGAAGCAACTTACATGTTGCTTCGATTGCTCCATGAATTTCAAAATTGAAGCGAAAAGCTCAAGATCCTCAAGCCTCCCCTCATGGTTGGCTGATGAGAAAATACAAGTCAATAATCAAGATCAG GAATGTGTTTCAGTAAAAGAGTTGTGCAAGAAATGGAACTCAATCTGCACTTCAGTTCATAGAACCAAACCCTTGTTTCAAAGAAGCTTAAGCTTCTCTTCTGTTTCACCTCCTTCACCAGCTTCTTGCTTTTCCTACAatcaagaaaaccctaattcCAATAGACCCTCAAAACTTTTGGACTTTACTGCCTTGGATAAAAACTTTGAACCATATAATATTCAAGATGAGGGAGAGCCCAGACAAAGGTTTCCATCAAACCCTAATTCCACTCCAAATTCAGCTTCTTCAAGCGATCTAATGGAGGTGGAATATGTGCAAAAGTTCAGGGAGTTCAATGGAGAGAACTTGAAAATTTTATGCAATGCGTTGGATGAGAAGATTCCATGGCAGAAGGATATTGTTCCAGATATCGCGGGCACGATATTAAAATGCAGATCCGGAATGTTCAGAAGAAAAGACCAGCAAAACAACGATGAACCGAAAGAAGAAACTTGGTTTTTCTTTCAAGGAATTGATTCACAATTAAAAGAGAAGATTGCTAAGGAATTAGCTAAGATTGTTTTCGGGTCGTGTTCGAATTACATTACAATTGCTCTAAGCAACTTCTCAACGTCCCCAAGAGTTGATTCGACCGATGAACCAAGAAACAAGAGGTCTAGAGATGAACAAAGTTGTAGTTATCTTGAAAGATTTGCTGAAGCAGTGTCTGTGAATCCTCATAGGGTTTTCTTGGTTGAGGATGTAGAGCAAGCAGATTATTGCTCTCGAATAGGTATCAAACGAGCCATCGAAAGAGGGAAACTAACAAACTCCAATGGTGAAGAAATTGGTTTTCGCGATGCAATTATCGTGTTGAGTTGCGAAAGCTTTAGCTCAAGATCAAGAACATGTTCTCCACCAGTGAAGCAGAAAGTGCAAGAAGAAGGAAGCCCTTGTGCCTCTTTGGATTTGAATATCTCAtttgatgaatatcatgatgagGAGCAGTCCATGTGCATGGATGATATAGGGTTACTTGAATCCGTAGACAAATGTATCAATTTCAATACTCAAGATTTGTCACTGTAA